In the genome of Piliocolobus tephrosceles isolate RC106 chromosome 20, ASM277652v3, whole genome shotgun sequence, one region contains:
- the ID1 gene encoding DNA-binding protein inhibitor ID-1, which produces MKVASGSTAAAAGPSCALKAGKAAGGAGEVVRCLSEQSVAISRCAGGAGARLPALLDEQQVNVLLYDMNGCYSRLKELVPTLPQNRKVSKVEILQHVIDYIRDLQLELNSESEVGTPGGRGLPVRAPLSTLNGEISALTAEAACVPTDDRILCR; this is translated from the exons ATGAAAGTAGCCAGTGGTAGCACCGCCGCCGCCGCAGGCCCCAGCTGCGCGCTGAAGGCCGGCAAGGCAGCGGGCGGCGCGGGCGAGGTGGTGCGCTGCCTGTCTGAGCAAAGCGTGGCCATCTCGCGCTGCGCCGGGGGCGCCGGGGCGCGCCTGCCTGCCCTGCTTGACGAGCAGCAGGTGAACGTGCTGCTCTACGACATGAACGGCTGCTACTCACGCCTCAAGGAGCTGGTGCCCACTCTGCCCCAGAACCGCAAAGTGAGCAAGGTGGAGATCCTCCAGCACGTCATCGACTACATCAGGGACCTGCAGTTGGAGCTGAATTCGGAATCCGAAGTCGGGACCCCCGGGGGCCGAGGGCTGCCGGTCCGGGCTCCACTAAGCACCCTCAACGGCGAGATCAGCGCCCTGACGGCCGAG GCGGCATGCGTTCCTACGGACGATCGCATCTTGTGTCGCTGA